A DNA window from Enterobacter cloacae subsp. cloacae ATCC 13047 contains the following coding sequences:
- a CDS encoding fimbrial protein, whose product MKTLSLLLALTSLSAGATDVTLNIEGNIYDTTCQVDSASQNMVVDLGQAVASDFKDIGDTGPWKNFDLKLTNCPPTLTAATISVDGPRDTDHPFKFANSGTAKGVALELADRLDYIVLAPEARFSVVIDAGTHTADFPMAARYYATALPVTAGTFNSVVQATFTYQ is encoded by the coding sequence ATGAAAACGTTATCCCTTTTGCTCGCTCTGACGAGCCTCTCTGCGGGCGCGACCGACGTCACGCTCAATATCGAAGGGAATATTTACGACACCACCTGCCAGGTAGACAGCGCCAGCCAGAACATGGTGGTGGATCTGGGACAGGCCGTCGCCAGTGATTTTAAGGATATCGGCGACACCGGCCCGTGGAAAAACTTCGATTTAAAGCTCACCAATTGTCCGCCCACCCTGACGGCTGCCACCATCAGCGTTGACGGCCCCCGCGATACGGACCACCCCTTTAAATTCGCCAATAGTGGCACCGCCAAAGGAGTGGCATTAGAGCTGGCCGACCGTCTGGATTACATCGTGCTTGCCCCCGAAGCCCGCTTTAGCGTGGTGATTGACGCCGGTACCCACACCGCCGATTTTCCCATGGCGGCACGCTATTACGCTACCGCCCTGCCTGTGACGGCGGGTACCTTCAACAGCGTTGTTCAGGCCACCTTTACTTACCAGTAG
- the dinG gene encoding ATP-dependent DNA helicase DinG, whose product MALTAALKAQIGAWYKALQQQIPDFIPRAPQRQMIADVAKTLAGDDGRHLAIEAPTGVGKTLSYLIPGIAIAREEQKTLVISTANVALQDQIFSKDLPLLRKIIPELRFTAAFGRGRYVCPRNLAALASSEPTQQDLLAFLDDELTPNNKAEQEQCAKLKADLDSYRWDGLRDHTSQAIGDDLWRRLSTDKASCLNRNCHYYRECPFFVARREIQEAEVVVANHALVMAALESEAVLPEPKNLLLVLDEGHHLPDVARDALEMSAEITAPWFRLQLDLFCKLVATCMEQFRPKTTPPLAVPERLSEHCEEVYGLIASLNNILNLYLPATQEAEHRFAMGELPDEVMEICQQLAKHLEKLRGLAEMFLNDLSEKTGTHDVVRLHRILLQMNRALGMFEAQSKLWRLASMAQASGAPVTKWATREVRDGQVHLFFHCVGIRVADQLEKLIWRSVPHVVVTSATLRSLNSFSRLQEMSGLKEKAGDRFVALDSPFNHCEQGKLVIPRMRYEPLIDNEEQHIAEMAAYFREQLESKKYPGMLVLFASGRAMQRFLEHVTDLRLLLLVQGDQPRYRLVELHRQRIDNGERSVLVGLQSFAEGLDLKGDYLTQVHIHKIAFPPIDSPVVITEGEWLKSLNRYPFEVQSLPAASFNLIQQVGRLIRSHGCWGEVVIYDKRLLTKKYGQRLLNALPVFPIEQPEVPEIKKRPAKQTAGRRKSIRAKGRGPTGK is encoded by the coding sequence ATGGCTTTAACCGCGGCGCTGAAAGCGCAGATTGGTGCCTGGTATAAGGCACTCCAGCAGCAGATCCCCGACTTTATCCCCCGGGCACCACAGCGGCAGATGATTGCCGATGTGGCAAAAACGCTCGCCGGTGACGACGGGCGACATCTGGCGATTGAAGCGCCAACCGGGGTCGGTAAAACCCTCTCTTATTTAATCCCGGGCATCGCTATTGCGCGGGAAGAACAAAAGACGCTGGTGATCAGCACCGCTAACGTGGCGCTACAGGATCAGATCTTCAGCAAAGACCTGCCGCTGCTGCGCAAAATTATCCCCGAGCTGCGTTTTACCGCCGCCTTTGGCCGCGGACGTTATGTCTGCCCGCGTAACCTGGCGGCGCTCGCCAGCAGTGAGCCCACCCAGCAGGATCTGCTGGCGTTTCTTGATGACGAACTGACGCCAAACAACAAGGCGGAGCAGGAACAGTGTGCGAAGCTGAAAGCCGATCTCGACAGCTACAGGTGGGACGGTTTGCGCGATCACACCAGCCAGGCCATCGGCGATGATTTATGGCGCAGGCTCAGCACCGATAAAGCCAGTTGCCTCAACCGTAACTGTCACTACTACCGCGAGTGCCCGTTTTTTGTCGCCCGGCGGGAGATCCAGGAAGCGGAAGTGGTGGTCGCCAATCATGCGCTGGTGATGGCGGCGCTGGAGAGCGAGGCGGTGCTGCCGGAGCCGAAAAACCTGCTGCTGGTGCTTGATGAAGGCCACCATTTGCCTGACGTAGCCCGGGATGCGCTGGAGATGAGTGCTGAAATCACGGCCCCGTGGTTCCGCCTGCAGCTCGATCTGTTCTGCAAGCTGGTGGCCACCTGCATGGAGCAGTTCCGTCCCAAAACCACGCCGCCGCTGGCGGTGCCCGAGCGTCTGAGTGAACACTGTGAAGAGGTCTACGGCCTTATCGCATCCCTGAACAACATTCTGAATCTGTATCTCCCGGCGACTCAGGAGGCAGAGCACCGTTTTGCCATGGGGGAGTTGCCGGACGAGGTGATGGAGATTTGCCAGCAGCTGGCGAAGCATCTGGAAAAGCTGCGCGGCCTGGCCGAGATGTTCTTAAACGATCTCAGTGAAAAGACCGGCACCCATGACGTGGTGCGTTTGCACCGTATTCTGCTGCAAATGAACCGTGCGCTGGGCATGTTTGAAGCGCAAAGCAAACTCTGGCGACTGGCCTCTATGGCGCAGGCGTCCGGCGCGCCGGTCACCAAATGGGCCACCCGCGAAGTGAGAGACGGGCAGGTACACCTCTTTTTCCACTGCGTGGGCATCCGCGTGGCCGATCAGCTGGAAAAGCTGATCTGGCGTAGCGTGCCGCACGTGGTGGTAACGTCAGCGACCTTGCGTTCCCTGAACAGCTTCTCGCGGCTGCAGGAGATGAGCGGCCTGAAGGAAAAAGCGGGGGACCGCTTCGTGGCGCTGGACTCGCCGTTTAATCACTGCGAGCAGGGCAAGCTGGTGATCCCGCGCATGCGCTATGAGCCGCTTATCGATAACGAAGAGCAGCATATTGCCGAAATGGCCGCCTATTTCCGCGAACAGCTGGAGAGTAAAAAATACCCCGGCATGCTGGTGCTGTTTGCCAGCGGACGCGCCATGCAGCGCTTTCTGGAACATGTTACCGATCTGCGTTTACTGCTGCTGGTGCAGGGCGATCAGCCGCGCTATCGGCTGGTAGAGCTCCACCGCCAGCGCATCGATAACGGCGAGCGCAGCGTGCTGGTGGGGTTACAGTCTTTTGCGGAAGGTCTGGATCTGAAGGGCGACTATCTGACCCAGGTGCATATTCATAAAATCGCTTTCCCGCCCATCGACAGCCCGGTGGTGATCACCGAAGGAGAATGGCTGAAAAGCCTCAACCGCTATCCGTTTGAGGTACAAAGTCTTCCGGCGGCGTCGTTTAACCTGATTCAGCAGGTGGGTCGTCTGATTCGTAGCCACGGCTGCTGGGGCGAAGTGGTGATCTACGACAAGCGTCTGCTCACTAAAAAATACGGTCAGCGCCTGCTGAATGCCCTGCCGGTGTTCCCGATAGAACAGCCGGAGGTGCCTGAAATAAAAAAACGCCCGGCAAAACAGACTGCCGGGCGTCGGAAAAGCATCCGTGCTAAGGGGCGCGGTCCTACTGGTAAGTAA
- the rhlE gene encoding ATP-dependent RNA helicase RhlE produces the protein MSFDSLGLNPEILRAIAEQGYVEPTPIQQQAIPAVLQGRDLMASAQTGTGKTAGFTLPLLELLVKNQPHAKGRRPVRALILTPTRELAAQIGENVRDYSRYLNIRSLVVFGGVSINPQMMKLRGGVDVLVATPGRLLDLEHQNAVKLDNVEILVLDEADRMLDMGFIHDIRRVLAKLPPRRQNLLFSATFSDDIKALAEKLLHNPLEVEVARRNTASEQVTQHVHFVDKKRKRELLSHMIGQGNWQQVLVFTRTKHGANHLAEQLNKDGIRSAAIHGNKSQGARTRALADFKSGDIRVLVATDIAARGLDIEELPHVVNYELPNVPEDYVHRIGRTGRAAATGEALSLVCVDEHKLLRDIERLLKKEIPRIETPGYEVDPSIKAEPIQNGRQQRGGGGRGQGGGRGQQQPRRAEGGAPKSGNKPPRRDGEGKPAGEGQRRRRPRKPANPQ, from the coding sequence ATGTCTTTTGATTCCCTTGGCCTGAACCCGGAAATTCTGCGCGCGATCGCAGAGCAGGGCTACGTTGAGCCAACCCCAATCCAGCAGCAGGCGATCCCTGCCGTTCTGCAGGGCCGTGACCTGATGGCCAGTGCCCAGACCGGGACCGGTAAAACCGCAGGCTTCACCCTGCCACTGTTAGAGCTGCTGGTAAAAAATCAGCCGCACGCGAAGGGGCGTCGCCCGGTTCGTGCGCTGATCCTCACCCCAACCCGCGAGCTGGCGGCGCAGATTGGCGAGAACGTGCGTGATTACAGCCGCTATCTCAACATTCGTTCGCTGGTGGTTTTCGGCGGTGTGAGCATTAACCCACAGATGATGAAACTGCGCGGCGGCGTGGACGTGCTGGTGGCAACGCCGGGCCGTCTGCTGGATCTGGAACATCAGAACGCCGTGAAGCTAGATAACGTCGAAATTCTGGTGCTGGACGAAGCCGACCGCATGCTGGACATGGGCTTTATCCACGATATTCGCCGCGTGCTGGCTAAGCTCCCGCCGCGCCGTCAGAACCTGCTGTTCTCCGCGACCTTCTCCGACGATATCAAAGCGCTGGCTGAAAAGCTGCTGCATAACCCGCTGGAAGTTGAAGTGGCGCGCCGCAACACCGCCTCTGAGCAGGTGACCCAGCACGTGCACTTCGTTGATAAAAAGCGTAAGCGGGAACTGCTCTCCCATATGATTGGTCAGGGTAACTGGCAGCAGGTGCTGGTCTTTACCCGTACCAAGCACGGTGCAAACCACCTGGCGGAACAGCTGAACAAAGACGGTATTCGCAGTGCGGCTATCCACGGTAACAAGAGCCAGGGGGCGCGTACCCGTGCGCTGGCGGACTTTAAATCCGGTGATATCCGCGTGCTGGTGGCCACCGACATCGCTGCCCGTGGTCTGGACATTGAAGAGCTGCCGCACGTGGTGAACTACGAGCTGCCAAACGTGCCGGAAGACTATGTTCACCGTATCGGCCGTACCGGTCGTGCGGCGGCCACTGGCGAAGCGCTCTCGCTGGTCTGCGTGGATGAACACAAACTGCTGCGCGATATCGAACGTCTGCTGAAGAAAGAGATCCCGCGTATTGAAACGCCGGGATACGAAGTGGATCCGTCCATTAAAGCGGAGCCAATTCAGAATGGTCGCCAGCAGCGTGGCGGCGGTGGACGCGGTCAGGGCGGCGGCCGTGGTCAGCAGCAGCCACGCCGTGCCGAAGGCGGCGCGCCGAAGTCGGGCAATAAACCGCCTCGCCGCGACGGCGAAGGGAAACCGGCAGGAGAAGGGCAGCGCCGTCGCCGTCCGCGTAAACCGGCTAACCCACAGTAA
- a CDS encoding fimbria/pilus outer membrane usher protein, which produces MLIALGCTLLGVCVQKVLADDYFNPALLDIDNPGQGKTDLSIYEIGPGQAPGKYHVDVYVNNNKVASKEIEFTLKKDASGKSTLQPCLSAAQLKSFGINIEKFGQDDKAQCIDLSVIPSASATFHVNPQQLLLSIPQTAIIQVPRDYVDPQEYDEGINALLLNYSFAAGNNRGKGENGSDQRSEFLNLRPGLNLGAWRFRNYSTWSKTSGDGDAESQFSSVYTYAQRDIIALGGNVTFGQSSSPFDVFDSISYTGAQIASDDDMLPDSMKGFAPVIRGTAHSNAQVIVRQNGYVIYQNYVAPGAFEINDLYPTGGSGDLKVTVKETDGSEQHFVVPYASVPVLQREGRFKYSLTAGRYRSYDNDVEKTPFMQGTAIYGLPYGFTVYGGVQASQYYDALALGVGKNIGDLGAFSVDVTDAKSEMQDQDPTRGRSWRIRYSKDFATTGTHFSIAGYRYNSKGFYTLQDTLDSHTRNDDWETPDTRRSREEATVDQSLGGAFGSLTLSLVKENYWNSSQGMTSLNLGYNNSWHGISYGLSYGLDKNTRDSGDDNNEKTSEQTIAFNVSVPLDRWLSNTWVNYNLNSTKHETTQSVGLNGTALAGNNLSWGVQQGHSQSSGDSTSLNTDYKGTYGEVSAGYSQDNQQQQLNVGLQGSMIAHAHGITLGQPMGETAALIEAPGADDTNVTNQTGINTDFRGYAIVPYVSPYRHNTLALNTETLPENADIDQAAKTVTPTRGAIVRAHYETHVGSRVLMILKRADGRPIPFGATASQAHQDGEFIVGDGGQVYLTGMHETGTVNVSWGKTADSHCKATYHLPTKADGPVLNVTAQCV; this is translated from the coding sequence ATGCTTATTGCATTGGGCTGCACGCTGTTGGGTGTGTGTGTGCAAAAAGTTCTGGCCGATGATTATTTCAACCCGGCGCTACTGGATATTGATAACCCAGGCCAGGGTAAAACCGACCTCAGTATCTATGAGATTGGTCCCGGTCAGGCTCCCGGTAAATATCACGTTGACGTTTACGTCAACAATAATAAAGTGGCAAGCAAAGAGATTGAGTTCACGCTTAAGAAAGACGCCAGCGGTAAATCAACCCTGCAGCCGTGCCTTAGCGCTGCCCAGCTAAAAAGCTTCGGTATTAATATCGAAAAATTCGGGCAGGACGATAAGGCGCAGTGCATTGACCTGAGCGTGATCCCCTCCGCCAGCGCAACGTTTCATGTTAATCCGCAGCAGCTGCTGTTAAGCATTCCCCAGACCGCGATTATCCAGGTACCGCGTGATTACGTCGACCCGCAGGAGTATGACGAGGGAATTAACGCCCTGCTGCTCAATTACAGCTTCGCCGCCGGGAACAACCGCGGCAAAGGTGAAAACGGTAGCGATCAGCGCAGCGAGTTTCTTAACCTGCGTCCGGGTCTTAACCTCGGGGCGTGGCGTTTTCGTAACTACTCCACCTGGAGCAAAACCAGCGGTGACGGTGACGCAGAGAGCCAGTTTTCTTCGGTCTATACCTACGCCCAGCGCGATATTATCGCCCTTGGCGGCAACGTCACATTCGGCCAAAGCTCTTCCCCTTTCGACGTATTTGACAGCATCTCTTACACCGGGGCGCAGATCGCCTCGGATGACGACATGCTCCCGGACAGCATGAAGGGCTTTGCGCCGGTGATCCGCGGTACGGCGCACAGTAACGCCCAGGTTATCGTTCGCCAGAATGGTTACGTCATTTACCAGAACTATGTCGCTCCCGGCGCGTTCGAGATTAACGATCTCTACCCCACCGGCGGAAGCGGCGATTTGAAAGTCACCGTGAAAGAGACGGACGGCAGCGAACAGCATTTTGTGGTGCCTTATGCGTCAGTGCCGGTGTTGCAGCGTGAAGGCCGCTTTAAATACAGCCTCACCGCGGGGCGCTATCGCAGCTATGACAACGACGTCGAAAAAACTCCGTTTATGCAGGGTACGGCAATCTACGGCTTGCCTTACGGCTTTACGGTCTACGGCGGCGTGCAGGCAAGCCAGTATTACGATGCGCTGGCGCTGGGGGTCGGCAAGAATATCGGCGATCTCGGGGCCTTTTCGGTGGATGTCACCGACGCCAAATCAGAGATGCAGGATCAGGACCCCACTCGTGGGCGCTCCTGGCGCATCCGCTACAGCAAAGATTTCGCCACCACCGGTACCCATTTTTCCATTGCTGGCTATCGCTATAACAGCAAGGGGTTCTACACCCTGCAGGACACGCTGGATTCCCATACCCGTAATGACGACTGGGAAACGCCGGACACGCGCCGCAGCCGCGAGGAGGCGACTGTCGACCAGTCCCTGGGCGGGGCGTTTGGTTCCCTGACGTTAAGCCTGGTCAAAGAGAACTACTGGAATTCAAGCCAGGGGATGACCTCACTGAACCTCGGCTACAACAACTCCTGGCACGGCATCAGCTACGGTCTCAGTTACGGACTGGATAAAAACACGCGTGACAGCGGGGATGATAATAATGAGAAAACCAGCGAGCAGACGATCGCATTTAACGTCTCCGTTCCGCTCGATCGCTGGCTCAGCAACACCTGGGTGAACTACAACCTGAACAGCACGAAGCACGAAACAACCCAAAGCGTAGGTCTGAACGGCACGGCGCTGGCCGGTAATAACCTCAGTTGGGGGGTTCAGCAGGGCCATAGTCAGAGCAGTGGTGACAGCACCAGTCTGAATACCGATTATAAAGGCACCTACGGCGAAGTGAGCGCCGGGTATTCCCAGGATAACCAGCAACAACAGCTCAATGTCGGTCTTCAGGGCAGCATGATCGCCCATGCGCATGGCATCACCCTTGGTCAGCCGATGGGTGAGACCGCTGCGCTGATCGAAGCGCCGGGCGCAGACGACACCAATGTCACCAATCAGACAGGCATTAACACCGATTTTCGCGGCTATGCCATTGTGCCGTACGTTTCGCCATACCGTCACAACACCCTCGCGCTGAACACCGAAACCTTGCCGGAAAATGCCGATATCGACCAGGCCGCCAAAACGGTGACCCCAACGCGCGGCGCCATCGTGCGAGCACATTATGAAACCCACGTAGGCAGTCGGGTGTTGATGATACTAAAACGCGCGGATGGTCGCCCGATCCCCTTTGGCGCAACGGCATCTCAGGCCCATCAGGACGGTGAATTTATCGTAGGCGACGGCGGGCAGGTGTACCTCACCGGTATGCACGAGACAGGTACGGTTAACGTCAGCTGGGGGAAAACCGCCGACAGCCATTGCAAGGCAACTTATCACCTGCCCACCAAAGCCGACGGCCCTGTTCTTAACGTTACGGCGCAGTGTGTATGA
- a CDS encoding PAAR domain-containing protein produces the protein MNGVYIWTEATDAGHAFVSVHQNNSIYVYTYGRFGRRGPANFTGDGILNFFTGEDARSYYREELYKVNARVFKIDDTSEAETRSLFENLWNSGAKPIPTEKMGERTKLRERVIDVYDLTGSNCTTHTVQVIRKSGSNVFETSYTSTTTQLPIESEEDFAVPLSLQNYLIRKSSSLSSMQVTEVTNEFKEQYPNIDNYTAGEENAIEKNLAAGASKLGSASGYSGGTVGGVLGGSYDLDE, from the coding sequence TTGAATGGTGTTTACATCTGGACTGAAGCCACTGACGCAGGACACGCCTTTGTATCCGTACATCAGAATAACTCGATCTACGTATACACTTATGGGCGATTTGGTCGAAGAGGTCCAGCTAACTTTACAGGCGATGGAATACTCAACTTCTTTACCGGAGAGGATGCTCGTAGCTACTACCGTGAAGAACTTTATAAAGTTAATGCTCGGGTATTCAAGATTGATGATACATCCGAAGCTGAGACACGCTCATTGTTTGAAAACCTTTGGAACTCAGGAGCAAAGCCAATCCCTACAGAGAAAATGGGTGAAAGAACCAAACTCAGGGAGAGAGTAATTGACGTCTATGATCTGACTGGTAGCAACTGTACAACGCATACTGTTCAGGTAATTCGTAAATCAGGCTCAAACGTTTTCGAAACAAGCTACACATCGACTACAACGCAATTACCGATTGAAAGCGAGGAAGACTTTGCAGTGCCTTTGTCTCTACAAAATTATCTTATTCGCAAAAGCAGTAGCCTAAGTTCGATGCAAGTAACTGAAGTTACCAACGAATTCAAAGAACAGTATCCAAACATAGACAATTACACTGCTGGTGAAGAAAACGCTATAGAGAAAAACCTTGCAGCGGGAGCCTCAAAATTAGGTTCAGCGTCTGGTTATTCTGGCGGTACGGTTGGTGGCGTCTTGGGGGGGTCATATGACCTTGACGAGTAG
- a CDS encoding IS3 family transposase (programmed frameshift), with amino-acid sequence MSGKRYPEEFKTEAVKQVVDRGYSVASVATRLDITTHSLYAWIKKYGPDSSANKEQSDAQAEIRRLQKELKRVTDERDIFKKSRGVLRKAVRLRYAFIRDNTCCWPVRLLCRVLDVHPSGFYAWLQQPHSQRHQADLRLTGQIKQFWLESGCVYGYRKIHLDLRDSGQQCGVNRVWRLMKRVGIKAQVGYRSPRARKGEASIVSPNRLQRQFNPDAPDKRWVTDITYIRTHEGWLYLAVVVDLFSRKIIGWSMQSRMTKDIVLNALLMAVWRRNPQKQVLVHSDQGSQYTSHEWQSFLKSHGLEGSMSRRGNCHDNAVAESFFQLLKRERIKKKSYGTREEARSDIFDYIEMFYNSKRRHGSSDQMSPTEYENQYYQRLGSV; translated from the exons ATGAGCGGTAAGCGTTATCCCGAAGAGTTTAAAACTGAAGCAGTCAAACAGGTTGTTGATCGCGGTTATTCTGTTGCCAGCGTTGCAACACGTCTCGATATCACCACCCACAGCCTTTACGCCTGGATAAAGAAGTACGGTCCGGATTCTTCCGCTAATAAAGAACAGTCAGATGCTCAGGCCGAGATCCGCCGTCTCCAGAAAGAGCTGAAGCGGGTTACCGACGAACGGGACATAT TTAAAAAAAGCCGCGGCGTACTTCGCAAAGCTGTCCGACTGAGGTACGCCTTTATCCGTGACAACACCTGTTGCTGGCCTGTTCGCCTGCTCTGTCGGGTGCTGGATGTTCATCCCAGTGGTTTTTACGCCTGGCTTCAGCAGCCGCATTCACAACGCCATCAGGCAGACCTGAGACTGACAGGACAGATTAAACAGTTCTGGCTGGAATCGGGATGCGTCTATGGTTATCGCAAAATCCATCTGGATCTGCGGGACAGCGGGCAACAGTGCGGAGTGAACAGAGTCTGGCGACTGATGAAACGTGTCGGGATAAAGGCTCAGGTCGGATACCGGAGCCCGCGGGCACGTAAAGGCGAGGCCAGTATCGTGTCGCCCAACAGGCTCCAGCGACAGTTCAATCCGGATGCTCCGGATAAGCGTTGGGTAACGGACATAACCTACATCAGGACCCACGAAGGCTGGCTGTATCTTGCCGTGGTTGTTGATCTGTTCTCACGCAAAATTATCGGCTGGTCCATGCAATCCCGGATGACAAAGGACATTGTCCTGAACGCACTGCTGATGGCTGTATGGCGCCGTAATCCCCAAAAACAGGTGCTGGTTCATTCGGATCAGGGCAGTCAGTACACAAGCCATGAGTGGCAGTCGTTCCTGAAATCACACGGCCTGGAGGGCAGCATGAGCCGTCGCGGTAACTGCCATGATAATGCGGTTGCAGAAAGCTTTTTCCAGTTGTTGAAACGCGAACGGATAAAGAAAAAGAGCTACGGAACGCGGGAAGAAGCCCGCAGCGATATTTTTGATTACATCGAAATGTTTTATAACAGTAAGCGTCGGCATGGTTCCAGCGATCAGATGTCACCGACAGAATATGAAAACCAGTATTATCAACGGCTAGGAAGTGTCTAG
- a CDS encoding fimbrial protein → MNMCRYVFALLVLLTSACLVPHAQAATSCDSADLPYTLDAGTLSVPTTLDIGGVIPGSAKTHTVNGSCTGTMTNHTLISCYYGTGTEVPGMPGVYTTNVDGIGIELLNSSGQIVRGKGYSCDTTATPIGTVSSDSGQTFSFSYTQRLIKTASHIGSGTLSLAQDPYGFGVFNSVGISGARNTSHYSATVSERTATCSIDPLNLTVTLGNFPVSQFTHVGSYTAWKYFNITATCTEEVNLTASVTSANGINSQYADVLNLTPGSDSATGVGVRMLLDGVDLKYDYPIPVGGRAEPGVPDVIPFAVQYYQTDASVTAGKANTIATIDLEYQ, encoded by the coding sequence ATGAACATGTGTAGATATGTCTTCGCACTGCTGGTTTTACTCACGAGCGCGTGTCTGGTGCCGCATGCCCAGGCGGCAACCTCCTGTGACAGCGCCGATCTGCCTTATACTCTTGATGCGGGCACGCTTTCTGTACCCACAACACTCGATATTGGCGGCGTCATCCCGGGTTCGGCAAAGACCCATACCGTTAACGGCAGCTGTACCGGCACGATGACGAATCACACCCTTATTTCCTGCTATTACGGAACGGGAACGGAAGTGCCTGGCATGCCGGGCGTGTACACCACCAATGTTGACGGCATCGGCATTGAGCTTCTGAACAGCAGCGGGCAGATCGTTCGCGGCAAAGGGTACTCATGCGATACAACCGCCACGCCCATCGGGACGGTCAGCAGCGACAGCGGACAAACATTTTCTTTCAGCTACACCCAGCGGTTAATCAAAACGGCATCACATATCGGTAGCGGTACCCTTTCGCTCGCGCAGGATCCCTATGGGTTCGGGGTTTTTAACTCTGTGGGGATTTCTGGTGCACGTAATACCAGCCACTATTCCGCCACGGTCAGCGAAAGAACGGCGACCTGTTCTATTGATCCGTTAAATCTGACGGTGACCCTCGGCAATTTCCCGGTGTCGCAATTTACCCACGTGGGCAGCTATACGGCCTGGAAGTATTTCAACATCACCGCCACCTGTACCGAAGAGGTCAATCTTACGGCCTCGGTAACCAGTGCAAATGGCATAAACAGCCAGTATGCAGATGTCCTGAACCTGACGCCAGGCAGCGACAGCGCCACGGGCGTGGGGGTGAGAATGCTGCTTGACGGTGTCGATCTTAAATACGACTACCCAATCCCGGTGGGTGGAAGAGCCGAACCAGGCGTTCCGGATGTGATCCCCTTCGCGGTGCAGTATTACCAGACGGATGCCAGCGTCACAGCGGGGAAAGCCAATACGATTGCCACCATCGATCTTGAATACCAGTAA
- the cecR gene encoding transcriptional regulator CecR gives MNTTPTTSKGEQAKSQLIAAALAQFGEYGLHATTRDIAAQAGQNIAAIPYYFGSKEDLYLACAQWIADFIGTQFHPHVEEATALLSQPSPDRDAIRQLILNACHNMIRLLTHDDTLNLSRFISREQLFPTAAYQLVHDQVIAPMHTHLTRLIAAYTGQDANDTATILHTHALLGEILAFRLGRETILLRTGWTQFDEDKAAQISQVITCHLDLILQGLTQRSLKS, from the coding sequence ATGAATACAACCCCGACAACCTCTAAAGGCGAACAGGCCAAAAGCCAGCTTATTGCTGCCGCGCTGGCGCAGTTTGGTGAGTATGGCTTACACGCCACCACCCGGGATATCGCGGCGCAGGCCGGGCAAAACATTGCGGCTATCCCCTACTATTTTGGCTCAAAAGAGGATTTATACCTCGCCTGTGCCCAGTGGATCGCCGATTTTATTGGCACGCAGTTTCACCCGCACGTGGAGGAAGCCACCGCGCTGCTCAGCCAGCCGTCGCCCGATCGTGACGCCATCCGCCAGCTGATCCTCAACGCCTGCCACAACATGATCCGCCTGCTGACGCACGACGACACGCTGAACCTGAGTCGATTTATATCCCGTGAACAGCTTTTCCCCACTGCCGCCTACCAGCTGGTGCATGACCAGGTGATTGCCCCGATGCACACGCACCTGACCCGGCTGATTGCGGCCTATACCGGGCAAGACGCCAACGATACCGCTACGATTTTGCATACCCACGCCCTGCTGGGTGAGATTCTGGCCTTCCGTCTGGGGCGAGAAACGATTCTGTTACGCACCGGCTGGACACAATTTGATGAGGATAAAGCCGCGCAGATTAGCCAGGTTATCACCTGTCATCTGGATCTGATCCTGCAAGGCTTAACGCAAAGGAGCCTGAAGTCATGA